tatactaaatatatacatactaaaGTATATTAGTGATTGATGTGATGTGTatgtactttatatataaatgtgagtgtgtatatatacagtgtTTAAGAAGACATAAAAGCATGTTTTGCTTTCATTCTGTGTATTATTTTACCAAAAGTAAATGACACAGAATTTTGAGGaggtatttttaaatagttatttaaaaaGCACTTAATTTTTGTTCCTAGAGCAGGACATCAGGCTAAAATTAAGAGATCTTACAAAAGGTCTTTAGATCCTTTGCTTAATTGCTTAAACAGTTGTAACGATTAAGCAAAGGGCTCTTAGGAAGAATATAATCATGCTGTCTCTTACTActacttttagatttttttaaaaaaggtcaaaAACCATGTGTGGCCAAATTCCCCTGTGCCTTTATTTTGACTTGCACTGATAGGAGATGGCAATGTGTGGATTTCATGTGCTTTATTCTCTGGATCCCCTTCTTCTAGAACAAGGGTGGGCAAGCTACAGCCACGCACCTAAATCAGTCTCTGCTGTAAACTGTCCATCCTCCAAGTGCTGTCTATGGCTGCTTCCATGCCACAGTGAGAGAGTTGAATGACTATGACATAGGCCCGCAGGACCCACAAAGCTTAATTCTGTCTCATTACAGAAAAGGTTTGCTGCCCTTGGTCTAGAAGAGTACCTGGCACTTAGCAAGATCCTATATTTACTTACAGAATGAATACAAAGGTAAAGTAACAGTAGCTCACATGAGCAGTCAGCATTTGCTCTATGCCACGAAGTGTGCTGAGCACTTTAAATGCAGTATTTGAATTTCACAGAAGAGTTACATAAGAATGTAGGCCTATCTtgctccctcacctccttcaagTTTTTAATCTGCTACCACTCCTTCAGTCAAGGTTTACCTGGAGCTccttatttaaaattgcaaactTCTGCTTTCTACTAGTCCCTTGGTTTATTCCATATAACATATAATGTATGTTACTTATTTTTTGTGCCCAGGAGAGCATATACTCTATgaggcatacttttttttttttttttttttttttttttttggtgtatctATTCACTGGTCTCTCAACCCACAAGTAGCCTAGAATAGCACTAGTACATCATGAGTGACCAGTAGACATTAGCTGATCAATTAGAAAGGTCTGATAACATGTGGGGGGTACCCAGGAAAGAAATGGTTATGATCCAAGTACTTCACAACTAATTCTCTTACTCTCTTGGAGAATTAGTCAAAAATGTAGATGTAGTGATTCTGTTATTAGAAAGTGAGTTCTAGGCCATTTTTTGAGGTCATTTTCCAATCATGGCTTGAATTGAGACTATATTAATTGGAATACATTTCACCTAATGACTGCTATCTCAAACAGGTGCTTGCTGAAGACAATTCAGGCTGATCACTCCTACCCGGAAGTGGTTGATCTATCCTGGTGTAAACCTTCAAAGAGGGGATTAACAGGACACCATGGACCAGCAACTGAAGAAAAGGGGAACGACACCTAGCCAGAAAGGCCTGGGTAGAAAAGCTGCCAGTAGGGACAAGTCGCTGCCAGCCCAGCAGGAACCTCCTGACACAACATGGATCTTATGTGATGACGATGTGTGCTATGAGACTAGCTTCCGGGTTGTCGAAGAGGATTCCTTCTCTGACTGTTACATAGAATGCATAATAAGAGGTGAGTTTTCTGAACCTATCGTGGAAGAGGACCCACTCCTTCAGTCCTTTGAATGTCTGAAAGAAGGATCAGAACAAGACCTTTCTCAACAGGTTCTTGCGGCAAGCTCACTTCTTGAATGTTCCTTGGAATACATGAAAAGGGACGCAAAACAAGAACTTCCTCAACAGATTGTTGGAGAGAATCCActtcttgagttttctgagtacaaGCCAAGCAAGAAGCTTCCTTCCGGAGGAATACCCAACACGGACTTTTCAGAACCTAAACAGCTCATGGGATGTACAAGAAGGAAGCCAAGTACAAATAAAGAATATGgtgctccagaaaaacatgtttGTCCTCACGATGGATGCATAAGAGAGTTCAAGAACAAAACATCCCTGAGAAAGCATCTTCGAGTTCATAATCCCCGAGATCATGTGTGTGcagaatgtgggaaagccttcaaggaaagtgcaaagctaaaaagacattttctggttcatactggagagaagccattTCCATGCACTTTTGAAGGGTGTGGAAAACgcttttccctgtccttcaacttGCGTACACACGTGCGCATCCACACTGGGGAGAAACCTTTTGTGTGTCCTTTTGTAGGCTGTCGCAAGAAATTTATTCAGTCAAATAACATGAAAGCCCACCTCTTGACTCACGCAAATGCCAATAGGAGTCTgtgagaaaagattaaaaaataatcatcaaaCAGGATAGGCATATATTAACTAAAGAGTTACAGGGAACAAATATGCCTCATTGATAATTGGttcagaaaacaattttaaaatcaatattgtgacCCTCAagccattttttttaatgttactaaGATGCTCCTCTCTAGTCTGAGATATTATTTTAGAACTTTGTGTAGAATTACAACATGCTTCTAACAGTAAGGTCAGTAATGAACTTACTTCAAAAGCATAATCCTTAATGTCTTAACAACATGGATTTTTGGATATGAGACTTAATATCTCATACTATAAAtaagaaattgatttttatttttcattttgtagttttcaatcatttagctttttccttttagcaaaataCTTAATACAAGTGATAATTCTAGAGAATGAAAATTTTTTAGTAGATTCTCAATAAATTAACGATAGTTAAGATTTTTCAAGTTAAGCATAttgtttaatcattttattttttatgattgtGTCAAACCATGTTAATCACAGTAGATGCAAATAGTTAGCTGATGATGTCAATCCATTTGAAtccattttagatattttaaaataaaaggaaataaaaccccAGAAATGTATTAAATCtgtattaaaaaatcaaagaagtgTGCATTAAAAGTCATTTAGTTGTCTTCCAAATTAGCGAAACATGGTAAAAATTGATTGTTTAGTGTCAGTGAGGTGTAGGGGGAAAGTTACTCTCTACATGGTCAGTTAAGGGATAAAAAGCCATTTGGGGAGGGGTGTGCTAGCCAGTTTTCTGGAACTGCCGTAACAATACCAccaactgggtgacttaaacaatagatatttgttgtctcacagttctggagctagaagtttaaaaaaagggTATTGGCAGTATTGGTTCCTTCCTAGGGTTGTAAAGGTAGACTCTGTTCCAGATGTGTCTTATTGGCTTGAAGATGACTATCTTCAGGGTTACGTGGCATTTGCCTGTATCTTCACATCATCCCTCTGCATGCCTATGTTCAGATTTTCTCTTAAAAGCACATCAGACAGACTAGATTAGAACCCACCCTGATGATGCCCTCATTGTAACTTGGTCTATAAAGATGACCATCTCCAAATGAGGTTACATTACaaggtactgggggttaggatttcaacatggaTTTTTGAGGGTACACAGTTCAAACCATAATGAGTGTTTTTTTAGGCCAAATAATTTCTAgaattccattttacagaatatGTGCACTAATGTAGGTAATTTGTTCAAAGATGTTGACTAAAACATGTTTCAATAGTAGTCTGATTCATAATACAAATGTCCATTAAAAGGGAACAAGTTGCATAAATCTTTATTCAGTAGGAAATGTGCAAATATCCTTAAAGGGAGCTAGGCTGTAAAGGGAAAGGAGGAGGTCCACAGCCAGAGGGAAGCCACGGGAGGAAGTATGTACCATAAACTTTTCAGGGGGAAAGTCAACACACAATATAAACATCAAACTGAAAATTAATCTTCCTTTTAGAAATGCCAAAAGTAAaactatgtgatttttttttttaagaaaacaaatcaagGGCTTACATTTTTACTTAAGAACTAATTACtactgtggtgatggtttagttgctaaattgtgtccaactcttgcaatcccatggactgtagcctgccaggctcctctgtccatttgattctccaggcaagaatactggaatgggttgccatttccttctccagaggaccttactgacccaggaatcaaacccatgtctcctgcactgcagacagattctttactgactgagctatgaaggaagcttCGATAGGACTAAGTAAAAGGAAGGATTAAATAGAGAGCAGTCAAGACTAGAGAAATTCAATGGCAAGGTTTAGGCTGTAAATTGAGAGCTGGGACTCAGGGCATCAGGAAGGATCCCATGTGTGTGCAGGCTGGTCTCCTTCAGAGATGACTCTTCTGGAGCTGAGGGGGTCAAAATCTCAGTATTTATAACCCTAATCTGTAAGTGTACAAGAAGCATCAGCCTGAGAAAGTGCTTGTGTATCTGGATTCCAAGACTAAGTTAAATTCTGACCTGAGTAGGAAGTTATTTGACTAGCCTCCTAACTGTTCTTgtctgtcttttatgtctccagaTACTGGCATTTTACAAACCGCAAACCCTGGTCAAtaactaaatatttttgttttcacacTGATATTTGGATTCATGGCATGTatccttccttttttaatttatttaatggcCAAATACAGTTAAAGTTAACACTAAAGAAATACACTCTACAAAAAAGCTTTGGTATCACTGTAATAACATGGGGCATAATTAGTTAGCACttataaattatgaaatgaagaaataaataaaaatgcagctTATTATGCTCTTTAAAAACTaattacagggcttcccttgtggctcagtggtaaagaatctacctgccaatgcaggagactcaggttcaatgcctgatccaggaggatcccacatgctgtggagcaactgagcctgtgcgtCCCAGGGTCTATgctctgcagccagagaagccactgcagtgaggagcccgcGCACCACGCGGACAGCGCGCTCCCTGCTCTACGCAGCCAGAGAGAGACTGCgcaccaacaaagacccagcacagccgaaaagaAGTAAATAAGCTTCTTCTCAATTAAAGGTCACCAAaatcatatgtattttaaaacagcTAGTAAAACACTACTTGTTTTTACATAAAATCTGGTTACACCAAAATAAAGGTGGAAACTATAGAGAAGGGTTTAATTACCTATGCATGCGTCAACTCTTATTCCCAAAAGTAATCACTACACAAAAAAGCTTTTTTGTAATGGTCATTTTTGTCAATAGTCAAAATTATCTGAAAtcccatatctttttttttctttttgtcttcctttaAAAGGGGCAGGAGATTGAGGGTCCGTTCAACTCCTAACATCTTAGATAATGAAGAACTATCTTGCCTTGAGAATGATATCAACCAAGGCTGTGATTAGATAGCTAACAACGTGTTAAACCACTCACATTCCTACTTTAGTTCATTGTACTCTGtgatctgtgcatgtgtgctatgAGACTGCGTCCCCCAAACAGTCATGTTTGATCTCTGTATTTCACCTTAGCTGCACTGTGCACGGTGGACATAGGATTTCCCTTCTATTCTATCCAGAAAGAACTCTGCAAAAGAACTGTCAGAGTCTTATATTACTTTCCTGCCAAATATGCATGTGCAGAAATCTGTGTGTGCTTATGTTTTAATTACCTAATGCACTAGCTCTGACTGAATAAATTGCATGATTACATCCTACATTGGACACAGAACACTGCAAGTTATATTAAAAAGCCATTATATTTGCAACTCTGAGCAAGAGACTATAATTAAAAGGCAATTGGATGAAATTAGCTCTGAGAGTACAAGAGTTTAAGTAGGATTTGGTAAATGAACATTTAACGGTTAACATGTGCTTTTTAttaggtcttttgcttcttttctctatGACCCAAGGGTTGAATTTCTTTCATGTCAGTGGATCAGACATGTGAAAACACCTGTACAAAGCTATGCTTTACAATGTGGCTAAATTATATCCataaaaaaagccaaaataacTTTTGTGACTTCAGTAAATCAAGGTATTAGGTGAACCAGAATGATACCCTGGGCactaataaactatttttaatactCCTAAGATCTCAGGTATGTGTCATAAAAGGCAAACTACATGCTTCCTGCAACTGCATATGTTGATCATAAAATACACatgcagaaatcaaagaaagacAACTTCAGCGAATTTTGATTATCACGAccattaaatattttagaagttattgaagtagtgaaggacaaggaagcctgacatgctgcagtacatgaggtaacaaagagtcagacaagacctagagactgaacaacaacaataacaaagttaCACACAACAGATGTAACAGCACTCATCTTTATCTAAGACAGCCAACACATTTGCAAACTGCTGAGGACTTAGCGTGGTACTTACTGATACTTGCCAGGGGGCAGTGGAAACCTCTATGCTTATCAAATATATATGCCTAAAAGATTTTATGGCAGTTTAGGGATGACTGCAAATTCTTTGCTACTCTTCCAATTGAGAGTTGGGGTCTATGATCCTTTGTCTTGAGTCTCTGCTTGGCCTGCTTTGATCAACAGGGTGTGGTATAATTGATGCCATAAGAGCTAAGCCTACTTCAGGCCTAGCCTCTAAGAGACCTGGCAGCTACTGCCTTGTTCTTGCCGAAACCAACTCTCATCTTAAGAAGCACGATTACCTGAAGACCAGGAAAACCAGCAGCTATTGCAACAGGAGCTGATGCAGGCCGTTTGCACAGGCCCGGCGGGACAAAACATGGAGATAGCAAAGCCAAGGAGTCATGACGTGCCAGGGATTCAAATAAAAAGAGTCATCTTGGAAGGATCATCCTGCCACACTCACCCTAGGTGACACCAAATCAACTGTAGGGCCTATCTGGCCCTTTTCCAAATTTCTCACCCACAAAAGGATGAGAAAAGTAAgatgatttgtttttttaaatagtgactattgtttataatttgtaaaattaaaatttgctaagagtagaacttaaaaattcttatcatatacatgtacacatacatatatgcaatcATCACAATGTAGAGTTGAAATATctgacaattttatttgtcaattacacaattttatttgtcaattacagTGCAAAcaagctgaaaaaaattaaatcgttgttttaagccatttgaATTTTGGGGTTAGTTCATTACGCAGCAATAGATAACATACTTTCCACTTTGgagatgtaattttaatttcatagtctgttttgtatttctgtgttgtatgtatatatactatagaTCTTGCTGTTTTACTAGTTTatgccaaaatttaaaaagaatttttaaatttatatagacCTCTTTTTTGGCCACGGGATTTTTGGGATTTATGGGGtttttgttccccaaccagggatcaaacccgggcccttggcagtgagagcgtgggctggactcccagggaatttCATAGATCTATTTTCAAAGTCATATAGTGAGGTAGTGATCCCTCAGTCCTTAAAGGGCTATGCTCCCCTTTAACCCCGATCCAAGCTCTAGCTCTTCCTTACTACTTAATAGTAACAGTGAGGTGAGGGTGGAACACCTGAAGATCCCACTAAGACAACAGGGTAACAGAATACAGCCTGTGTTCTCGGTCACAGGCTTCAGAGAGACCTGCTGTTTGGGACCCAAAGTTAAGAAGGTCCACTGATTCCTTTCATTCTCACCTGGGACTTGCTTCAGGTCTCTGAGGGgcagtgtcagtcactcagtcgtgtctgactctttacaaccccatggagtacagcccgccgggctcctctgtccatggaattctccaggcaagaattctggagtgaattgccattctcttctccagaggatcttcctgacccagggattgaacctgggtctcctgaattgcaggcggattctttaccactgagccaccagaaaccCACTTATTCCCCTAGTTCCTAACTTGAGTATATCTAGATGTCACATTTAACTAGACTACACTAACGTtatccggggggggggggggggggggtacagGGTAGAGACAAGAGATAACCTTGACGAGGCTGGCAAGGAACAAATTTTGAAGGCCTCATAAAtcatttcaaagaactagaacttTTTCTAGTAGTAAATAAAGGAAGCATTAAAGTCATTAGCATAAGTAATATGATCAAATTCACTTTTTAGAAAAATCATTTGGGATGCAGGGTAAAAGAGGACTGAGGAGTAGGAAATCAGGCGGCATAATCCAAAGGAGGGGTGACGTCTTACTGGATACTTTATTTCCAACACAGGCACAGAACATGATATATTCATGGATGTTTAAATGCTTGACAGCgcgggtgtgtgctcagtcctgtgcAACACGTtgcggccccagggactgtaccctaccaggatcctctattcatgaaattctccagacaagaatactggagtgtgttgccatttcctcctccaggggatctttccaacctagggatcgaacccacatctcatgtctcctgcattggcaggttcatCATTCTTTATTGccggcatcacctgggaagcccaaatgcttgactgctgctaagtcacttcagtgacttctgtgcgaccccatccctgggattctccaggcaagaacactggagtgggttgccatttccttctccagtgcatgaaagtgaaaagtgaaagtgaagtcactcagtcatgtctgactcttcgcgactccatggactgcagcccaccagccttctccgtccatgggattttccaagcaagagcactggagtggggtgccactgccttctccaaaatgCTTGACAAGACAAAGCtaaaagaatttccaagcagtagGAAAGACTATGAAAGTGACAGATGCACTAAACGTCACCTCACTGACATGTAACAATCAAAAGACGAAAAAACCAATTAAAACTTAGCAAAGatcttgaatagacatttctccaaagaagataaataaatgactCATAAAGTACACAATAAGATGATAAACATTGTAAGGCATTATGAAAATCCAACTCaaaaccacaaa
This portion of the Muntiacus reevesi chromosome 10, mMunRee1.1, whole genome shotgun sequence genome encodes:
- the ZFP42 gene encoding zinc finger protein 42 homolog translates to MDQQLKKRGTTPSQKGLGRKAASRDKSLPAQQEPPDTTWILCDDDVCYETSFRVVEEDSFSDCYIECIIRGEFSEPIVEEDPLLQSFECLKEGSEQDLSQQVLAASSLLECSLEYMKRDAKQELPQQIVGENPLLEFSEYKPSKKLPSGGIPNTDFSEPKQLMGCTRRKPSTNKEYGAPEKHVCPHDGCIREFKNKTSLRKHLRVHNPRDHVCAECGKAFKESAKLKRHFLVHTGEKPFPCTFEGCGKRFSLSFNLRTHVRIHTGEKPFVCPFVGCRKKFIQSNNMKAHLLTHANANRSL